One Owenweeksia hongkongensis DSM 17368 genomic region harbors:
- a CDS encoding aspartate-semialdehyde dehydrogenase, which produces MRIAVVGATGMVGQEMLKVLEQRNVQMDELLLVASEKSVGKEVSFKGKQVKVISMKQAIASKPDIALFSAGGDTSLEFAPQFAAVGTTVIDNSSAWRMDPDKKLIVPEINGDSLTEDDKIIANPNCSTIQLVMVLKPLHEKYSIKRVVVSTYQSITGTGVKAVAQMENERTGQKGDMAYPYEIDRNCIPHCDVFLENGYTKEEMKLTNETKKILGDDNVHVTATAVRVPVVGGHSESVNIEFENEFNTGDVRKLLANCDGITVQDMLETNTYPMPLYSKGKDDVFVGRIRRDLSQINTLNCWIVADNLRKGAATNAVQIAEYLISKKVMA; this is translated from the coding sequence ATGCGTATTGCTGTAGTTGGAGCCACCGGAATGGTAGGCCAGGAGATGCTCAAAGTACTTGAGCAAAGAAATGTCCAGATGGACGAATTACTATTGGTTGCCTCAGAAAAGTCTGTAGGTAAAGAAGTTTCCTTTAAGGGTAAACAGGTGAAGGTAATCTCCATGAAACAGGCAATCGCATCCAAACCTGACATAGCTCTTTTCTCAGCCGGTGGCGATACTTCATTAGAGTTTGCCCCCCAATTTGCCGCTGTTGGAACTACCGTTATCGACAATTCTTCGGCCTGGAGAATGGACCCAGACAAGAAACTTATTGTACCTGAAATAAATGGTGACAGCCTTACGGAAGATGATAAAATTATCGCCAACCCAAATTGCTCAACCATCCAATTGGTGATGGTTCTTAAACCACTTCACGAAAAATATTCTATAAAAAGAGTGGTGGTAAGCACATACCAAAGCATTACCGGAACTGGTGTAAAAGCTGTTGCTCAAATGGAAAATGAGCGCACTGGTCAAAAAGGCGATATGGCTTATCCTTATGAAATTGACAGAAACTGCATCCCTCATTGCGATGTGTTTTTAGAAAACGGCTACACCAAAGAGGAAATGAAACTGACCAACGAAACCAAGAAAATTCTTGGTGATGATAATGTTCATGTTACCGCTACAGCTGTGCGTGTTCCCGTAGTTGGCGGACATTCTGAAAGTGTGAATATTGAGTTTGAAAACGAATTCAACACTGGTGATGTAAGAAAGTTATTGGCAAACTGTGATGGAATCACCGTGCAGGATATGCTGGAAACTAACACCTACCCGATGCCGTTATATTCTAAAGGAAAGGACGATGTATTTGTGGGGCGTATTCGTAGAGATTTGTCGCAAATAAACACTCTGAACTGCTGGATAGTGGCTGATAACCTGAGGAAAGGGGCTGCTACCAATGCTGTGCAGATTGCGGAGTATTTGATTAGTAAGAAGGTAATGGCGTAA